In Mytilus trossulus isolate FHL-02 chromosome 14, PNRI_Mtr1.1.1.hap1, whole genome shotgun sequence, a genomic segment contains:
- the LOC134696763 gene encoding protein sprouty homolog 2-like, translating to MRSSQLRQPRQTLPPPDAGGFITLDQIRPHPRVQNDYIDSPPRPKPPGNLKTISSGGSGIVSTLRENQNNRTRGLRSLNTHIISAPPLTNVSPPLKKDPVIKEDDSIICKKCHKCRCGACTDPQELPSKWLCGNTCHVSGQCCIETASCYCCVQAVFYHCGGKDEQDADYDCLADPCACCSQPNCVKRWTCMALMALCLPCLCCYWPMKGCLKCCTMCYNKCRKKGCRCAKNSKPKKIENGSQSPRRLLLIESDSSSA from the coding sequence ATGAGATCGAGTCAGCTTCGACAGCCTCGGCAAACTTTACCTCCTCCTGATGCGGGAGGATTTATAACTCTTGATCAGATACGACCTCACCCTCGGGTTCAAAATGACTATATAGACAGTCCTCCACGACCAAAACCCCCGGGCAATTTGAAAACCATCAGCTCAGGGGGAAGTGGTATTGTTTCTACGCTACGAGAGAATCAGAATAACCGAACGCGAGGACTACGCAGTTTGAACACTCATATTATCAGTGCACCACCATTGACTAATGTTTCGCCTCCATTGAAAAAGGATCCGGTTATAAAGGAGGATGATTCaattatttgcaaaaaatgcCACAAGTGTCGATGTGGAGCATGTACAGATCCACAGGAGTTACCGAGTAAGTGGCTATGTGGGAACACGTGTCACGTCAGTGGACAATGTTGTATAGAGACTGCATCATGTTATTGTTGTGTACAGGCAGTGTTTTATCACTGTGGTGGGAAGGACGAACAAGACGCAGACTATGACTGTTTGGCTGATCCGTGTGCTTGTTGCAGTCAGCCTAATTGTGTTAAGCGATGGACGTGCATGGCACTAATGGCTCTTTGTCTACCATGTCTCTGTTGTTACTGGCCAATGAAAGGGTGTCTAAAGTGCTGCACAATGTGTTATAACAAGTGTCGGAAGAAAGGTTGCCGGTGTGCAAAAAACTCCAAAcctaaaaaaattgaaaacgggTCACAGTCTCCTAGAAGACTATTATTGATTGAATCAGACTCGTCTAGTGCGTGA